The Anaerolineae bacterium genome contains a region encoding:
- the recR gene encoding recombination protein RecR produces the protein MLLPEPIQRLMDAFARLPGIGPKTASRLTFFLLRESSAEVRQALLEALEGLQQGVAYCQECFNITEPGETRCPICRDESRDAGLICVVEEPLDVLAIERAGVYQGRYHVLHGVLSPIEGVGPEELRIAELVERVARGGVQEVILATNPSLEGDATALYIRDRLKPYGVRVTRLARGLPSGGDVEYADQNTLRGALAGRQEMA, from the coding sequence ATGTTGTTACCCGAGCCCATTCAACGCTTGATGGATGCCTTTGCCCGCCTGCCGGGCATTGGCCCCAAGACGGCTTCGCGGCTGACCTTTTTCCTGTTGCGCGAATCCTCGGCCGAGGTGCGGCAGGCGCTGCTTGAAGCGCTGGAAGGTTTGCAGCAGGGGGTGGCGTACTGCCAGGAGTGCTTCAACATCACCGAGCCGGGGGAAACCCGATGCCCGATTTGCCGGGATGAGAGCCGCGATGCGGGGTTGATTTGTGTGGTCGAAGAGCCGCTGGATGTGCTGGCCATCGAACGGGCCGGGGTGTACCAGGGGCGCTACCATGTGCTGCACGGCGTGCTTTCCCCCATCGAGGGCGTGGGCCCGGAGGAATTGCGCATCGCCGAGTTGGTGGAGCGGGTGGCCCGTGGAGGGGTGCAGGAGGTCATCCTGGCCACCAATCCCAGCCTGGAGGGGGATGCCACGGCGCTGTACATTCGGGACCGGCTGAAGCCTTATGGGGTGCGGGTGACGCGCCTGGCGCGGGGGCTGCCCAGCGGCGGAGATGTGGAATACGCGGACCAGAACACCTTGCGAGGCGCGCTGGCCGGTCGGCAGGAGATGGCGTGA
- a CDS encoding YbaB/EbfC family nucleoid-associated protein, whose product MAKYRPPRGGRQNPLAMLQQLQQQLEEAQAKLAEEEVTGTAGGGAVRVTLKGDHRCVAVEIDPELLSEGDAEMLQDMLVSAFNNALEAANKLSEERLGGLTQGLSGLLPF is encoded by the coding sequence ATGGCGAAATATCGTCCCCCGCGGGGGGGAAGGCAGAACCCCCTGGCCATGCTGCAGCAGTTGCAACAGCAGTTGGAAGAGGCGCAGGCCAAACTGGCCGAGGAGGAGGTGACCGGCACGGCGGGCGGCGGCGCGGTGCGGGTGACGCTCAAAGGCGACCATCGTTGCGTGGCCGTGGAAATCGACCCTGAATTATTGAGCGAAGGCGACGCTGAGATGCTGCAGGATATGCTGGTCAGCGCCTTCAACAACGCCCTGGAAGCGGCCAACAAGTTGAGCGAAGAACGGTTGGGTGGGCTGACCCAGGGGCTGAGCGGCTTGTTGCCCTTTTGA
- the dnaX gene encoding DNA polymerase III subunit gamma/tau produces MTQALYRKWRPRTWDQVVGQEHVIRTLRNAVAHSKVAHAYLFAGPRGTGKTTTARLLAKAVNCLHPDPAGRPCDACDHCQAVNEGRFMDLVEIDAASNTSVDDVRDLRDKIHFAPSQGRYKVYIIDEVHMLSTAAFNALLKTLEEPPEHAIFVLATTEVHKIPATVLSRCQRYEFRRLPVADIVAYLQRIVEAEEIEVENGALTLIARQATGSLRDAISLLDQLASGEGLVTLARAQEVLGVSTHEAVLRLVDAVVARDAAQAMAQLRQVLDGGADPRQFARQVVGYLRQVLQVQVGNADQVDAPAETRAKMAEHARALPGHALLCLIRLYNRAVSEMRASWDPALPLEVVTAEAVLPPEEVASPKGAPPPAAEGAGGTSQGGSEPRGGRAVPGDEAPLPASAAMSPSKEEAPQVRQVWPQVLQRIRQQSPEVAGLLAEARVLAVQGGLVTIGVQGGFRKQKLSEPQRKTMVEQGLAAVVGRALQVRFKVLGGAGHDYDALLEGSLARFAVELGGKVVQHQSLKRRK; encoded by the coding sequence ATGACCCAAGCCCTCTACCGCAAGTGGCGCCCGCGCACCTGGGATCAGGTGGTGGGCCAGGAGCATGTGATTCGCACACTGCGCAATGCTGTGGCCCATAGCAAGGTGGCCCATGCCTACCTTTTTGCCGGGCCGCGGGGCACGGGCAAGACGACCACCGCCCGCCTGCTGGCCAAGGCGGTCAATTGCCTGCACCCCGACCCGGCAGGCCGCCCCTGCGATGCCTGCGACCACTGTCAGGCGGTCAACGAAGGTCGCTTCATGGACTTGGTCGAAATCGACGCCGCCTCCAACACCAGCGTGGACGATGTTCGCGACCTACGCGACAAAATCCACTTCGCCCCTTCGCAGGGTCGCTACAAGGTGTACATCATCGACGAGGTACACATGCTCTCCACCGCGGCCTTCAACGCCCTGCTGAAGACCCTGGAAGAGCCGCCTGAACATGCCATCTTCGTTCTGGCCACCACCGAAGTGCACAAAATCCCGGCCACGGTGCTCTCGCGTTGTCAGAGGTACGAGTTTCGTCGCCTGCCGGTGGCTGACATTGTGGCTTATTTGCAACGCATTGTGGAAGCTGAGGAAATCGAAGTCGAGAATGGCGCGCTGACCCTGATCGCCCGTCAGGCTACGGGCAGCCTGCGCGATGCCATCTCGCTGCTCGACCAGTTGGCCTCCGGCGAGGGGTTGGTGACCCTGGCTCGTGCGCAGGAGGTGTTGGGGGTGAGCACCCACGAAGCCGTGTTGCGGTTGGTGGATGCGGTGGTGGCGCGAGACGCGGCCCAGGCCATGGCCCAGTTGCGCCAGGTGCTGGACGGCGGCGCCGACCCCCGGCAGTTTGCCCGCCAGGTGGTGGGGTACCTGCGCCAGGTGCTGCAGGTGCAGGTGGGCAATGCCGATCAGGTGGACGCGCCGGCCGAAACGAGGGCCAAAATGGCCGAGCACGCCCGGGCCCTGCCCGGCCACGCTTTGTTGTGCCTGATTCGCCTGTACAACCGCGCGGTCAGCGAGATGCGCGCGTCCTGGGACCCGGCCTTGCCTTTGGAAGTGGTCACCGCCGAGGCGGTACTCCCCCCGGAGGAGGTCGCCTCCCCAAAAGGCGCTCCCCCGCCCGCCGCTGAGGGGGCGGGCGGGACCTCTCAGGGGGGATCTGAACCCCGGGGAGGGCGTGCCGTCCCGGGAGATGAGGCCCCACTCCCGGCGTCGGCGGCCATGTCCCCTTCGAAAGAGGAAGCCCCTCAGGTGCGGCAGGTCTGGCCGCAGGTCCTGCAACGGATTCGGCAGCAGTCCCCCGAGGTGGCCGGCCTGCTGGCCGAGGCGCGGGTGTTGGCCGTTCAGGGCGGTCTGGTGACCATCGGCGTGCAGGGTGGGTTTCGTAAGCAGAAATTGAGCGAGCCGCAGCGCAAGACGATGGTGGAGCAAGGCCTGGCGGCGGTGGTGGGCCGCGCCTTGCAGGTGCGGTTCAAGGTTCTGGGGGGCGCGGGCCATGATTACGACGCCTTGCTCGAAGGGAGCCTGGCCCGCTTCGCGGTAGAATTAGGCGGCAAGGTGGTGCAACACCAATCCCTGAAAAGGAGGAAATGA
- a CDS encoding DUF1992 domain-containing protein codes for MSWWQRLAEERIRQAQAEGAFDDLPVGVPLPEDDFPPGLPDEWRLAWKVLRNNDLVPSWLAKRRALQADVAAWREALNRATGQDLPRLRREMEALNRRIRDYNLEAPHPVWQLLPLRWP; via the coding sequence ATGTCGTGGTGGCAACGGTTGGCCGAAGAGCGCATCCGGCAGGCGCAGGCCGAAGGGGCTTTTGACGACCTGCCCGTGGGCGTGCCTTTGCCCGAGGACGATTTTCCTCCCGGCCTACCCGACGAGTGGCGCCTGGCGTGGAAAGTGCTGCGCAACAACGACCTGGTGCCCTCCTGGCTCGCCAAGCGCCGGGCCTTGCAGGCGGATGTCGCGGCCTGGCGTGAGGCGCTAAACCGCGCGACCGGGCAGGACCTGCCCCGCCTGCGCCGCGAGATGGAGGCCCTCAACCGCCGCATCCGCGACTATAATTTGGAAGCGCCTCATCCCGTCTGGCAACTGTTGCCCCTGCGCTGGCCCTGA